TGAAATAGAGGGGATAATGGGAACGATCAGTAACTATACTCCACCGAAAAAAGATATATTTAAAGTGTTTAGAGATGATCTGAGCAGGGTAAGGGTGGTGCTCCTGGCCATGGATCCATATCCCCAGGAAGGGGTAGCTACAGGTCTTGCTTTTGAAGTGGAAAAAGATTCGTGGATGGATAAGGGGGTAAATACCTCGTTAAAAAATATGGTGAAATTAATCTATAAAACCTATATAGGTGAGATCCCTGCAATAGACAGACTGAGGAGTGAGATAAAAGACAAAACCTTTGAAATACTGCCTCCCAATGAACTGTTTAAGTCCTGGGAATCACAGGGGGTTCTCCTCTTAAATACTGCACTGACGGTGGAGATAGGAAAGTCCGGAAGCCATATTAAATTATGGGAAAATTTTACAGAAAAACTCATAGGCTTTCTAGAGAGGAAAAATAATAACCTTATATTTCTGCTTTGGGGAGCTAAAGCCGGGAAGTATAAAAAGTATATAGAGAGATCCCAAATAATAGAGCATAACCATCCTGCTATCTGTGGGAACTTAAAAAATCAAAAAGATTTTTTAAACGGTGAGAGTTTTGAAAAAACCAGGGAGATAATCGATTGGACAGGAAAGATAACGACTTAGCCACCAATGAACACCAATCTATAAAAATTAGTCACGAATGGCACGAAAAAAAATCTTAGAGATCTCTTTAATTTTTCCTTTGTGAGCTTAGTGTAAAGGATTTGATTTTAATTTCTAAAAATCTGTGGCAAAAATAAGTTCTAAAGATTCCATCTTTAATACGGGTCTCTTTTCTCGATTCACGAGTACCTAATTTATTTCTATTTAGAAAAAATTAAAATGTGGAAAACGAGACGTAAAAGTTCAAGAAGGTTTATATGTTGTCTTTGTGAGTAAGTCACAATTGTCACTGTAGGAACACTACAGCTGAGGTATAACGACTATAAACTTCGTTTTAAACCAAGAGAAAATAATTTTCAGTGTAAATTAAAGGATTTTCTGTGTCCGCAATATTCTTAGTTTATGAAATAAACTTTAGAGATATTGGTGATGCCCACATCGGGTAGTCTCAAAGAGATCCACGTTCTATGGGTTAAAGGTTTTAGCCAAGAAAAAAGATTTTCTTAGTGTAACTCTTTATCTCTTTGCTTTGTGCTGAAGAATTAGAGGTTTAGATTGGTGGTAGAAAATAAGCGTAGATTTATGTCAAAAATTTTTAAATATAATTTAGGAGGAAAAAAGAAATGAAGTATTTTTTATTTATAGATCACCCCAAGGGTGGATTGGATACGGTCAGTGAGGAAAAAGAGGAGAGGATCAGAAGTTATTTCAGCGGGATAGATACCATAGAAACTAACCTGACTTTAAAGGGAAAAGAGTATAAGGCTGTGATAGACTATGCAATGTTTGCAAATTTAACTAATTTTGATTGTTTTAACTGTGTAGAACACTGCTGCGGCGATGCCCCGGCAATATTTGATAAAAAAATTCGAAATTTTATATTGGAAAATAAAGAAAGTTACAATGAACTGACTAAGACCCTGGATATATTAGAACAGTTAGGCAACGATGAGGATGAGATAGAAGATATGATCACAGAGGAGGATGTATTAGTACCTTCTAAATATTTAGGGACCGAGGTAGATCTGTGTGCCTGTGCATATACTCCTAAAAATGGCCAGACCCTATGTTCCCTGCACTCAATTTGTCTGGATAAAAAGATGAGCCCCAGGGAAATTATAGAGAATAAACCCCTCATATGCAGCATATGGCCTCTGGAGATAATATTGGATGAAAAAACGAATACTCTCTACCTCACACTGCCGGATGATTTTACTAATAATTTCACTATAGAGAACTTTTATACAAAATCCTGTATAAATATAGACTTTGCCATGAGTCCGATTTTCAGGAGGGAAAACCCGGGGGGGTTCCTAGAAGATGACTTCAAACCATTCATAGTTACCTATGGAGAAACCCTGAAAAATGTCCTGGGAGAAAATATATACAATATGATAAAAAATAAATTATTAGAGGAAGAGATATTGGAAAACGATGATTTTGTCATAGAAACAGAACAAATAAACAAAGTGCTGACATAAAAGAGTATAAAAAAATGATATCTTTTCACAAAAAATGTTGCATTTTTTCAACCTTTAGTTATATAATAGTTTTAGGAAGCTTAATACTAAAAAAATTATTCGGGGGATTTAATTATGCATAAAGTAAGTTTAGAAGATATCCAAATGGCACAAAAAGTTTTAAAACCGGTTATAAAACACACGTGTTTATTAGAGTGTAAGGCATTGAGTGAGGTTACAGGGGGAAATGTTTATTTAAAGGCAGAAAATCTTCAATTAACAGGATCATTTAAGATAAGAGGAGCTTTTAACAAGATAAGCAACTTAACTGACGCAGAAAAAGCAGCAGGTGTAATTGCATCTTCAGCTGGAAACCATGCTCAAGGGGTAGCACTTAGTGCTACTAAGTTAGGAATAAAATCAACTATAGTGATGCCGGAGATCGCACCATTAGCAAAGGTAGCCGCGACTAAAAACTTTGGAGCAGAGGTAGTATTACATGGTTCTGTATATGACGATGCCTATGCAAAAGCCTGTGAGATCCAAAAAGAAACTGGAGCTACATTCTTACATCCATTTGATGATAAATTTGTAATTGCAGGACAGGGGACTATAGGATTAGAGATTTTAGATCAATTAGAAGATGTAGATGTAGTTCTTGTACCAATCGGTGGAGGAGGAATCTTAGCTGGGATCTCTACTGCTATAAAAGCAATCAAGCCAAGTGTAAAAATAATCGGTGTGGAAGCAGCTCATGCCCCTTGTATGAAAAGTGCAATTGAAAAAGGAGAAGTTTATACAATAGATTCAAAAGCTACAATAGCTGATGGAATCGCTGTAAGAAGAGCAGGAGACTTAACTTATGAGATCATCAAGGAAAATGTAGATGAATTCGTAACTGTTACAGAGGCTGAGATAGCTAGTGCTGTATTATTATTACTCGAAAAAGGTAAGATAGTAGCAGAGGGAGCTGGAGCAGTATCTGTAGCAGCACTTCTAAACTCTGACTTAGATCTTAAAGGTAAAAATATAGTATCTGTAATATCTGGTGGAAACTTGGATGTTAACCTTATGGAAAGAATCATCAATAAAGCGTTGATCGGTGAAAACAGAAGATATACATTAAAGGTAAAATTAGTGGATAAAGCAGGAGAGATGACTAAATTATTAGGATTGATAGCTGAATTAAAGGCTAATATCTTAACTCTTAATCAAACTATGTATAAGAATTCCCTTGCAATTGGTGAGCAGGAAGTAAAACTTACTTTAGAAACTTTTGATAAGGTGCATACTGACAAGATCGTAGCAAAATTAACTGAAGAAGGATATGAAATAATAGGTTAATTGGAAGTTAATATAGAATTAAGGAGATCCAATATATATATTGGATCTTTTTTTTCAGGCAGTTATAAATTTATTGAGGAGGAAAGATGGCAGAGCTCAGAATACCCAGGGAAGATGAAAGGACAGAGATAGAGAAGCAGTATGAGTGCGTGAGAAAGGGCTGTATATATGTAGAAGCACTCTTGTCTGTGAGTTATAGTATGTTTAGCAGCACTTCTGTCCCAAGGGTGAGGTGTACAGCCGGTAATTTTTATTTAAATCCCCAGAGTAAGATCTGTGGTAATTTTTGTAAGTCGTTATAATAGAGGAAATTATACAATGAAAAATTGGAGGAAAGATGTTTTTTATAGGAGTTTTTGGAATTGGACAAAAAAGAAAAGTTCTTAAAGAAGTAAAATTTAAATGCACAGGGTGTATGGGAGAAAAAGCTGTTTTAATTCAACAAAGTAAAAGTTTTGATTTGTTTTTTATTCCTGTATATCATTGGGATAAAGTATATTTAATAAACTGTTTGTCATGTGGAAGTTTATATAAAGTAAAAAAAGAAAAAATCACCCAAATAATTGAGAATTCTAAAGTAGAATACGATGATATAGAAGATATTATCTATGAACAAGTCAGTTGTCCAAAGTGTGGGACCAGAATAGATAAAAGTTTTAAATATTGTCCAAAATGCGGGAAGAAGTTATAAAATTCCCTATTTTTATTTAAGCAATAATAAATTGATTTTAGCAATAGAACTAGTGTTTTGCGCTAAGAAAGCCTTGTAAATATTGAGGTTATAAAAACGTGCACCATGGCGAAAATTCAGGTAGATAATAATTCTTGTCTGAATATAAGATTTTTGGATAAAGTGACAAAACAGGGGAAACCCGATATAATATAAGAAACAATTTATAGAAAAAGGAGTAAGTATGTTAAAAATACATTTTGTTAGACATGGACAGACCGAATGGAACGTTATAAAAAAATTGCAGGGGCATCTCAATTCGCCATTGACCGAGGAAGGAGTAGAGCAGACGGAACTTCTCTATGAAAAATTAAGGTATGTTGATTTCAGTAAGATCTATACCAGCCCCCAGGGAAGAGCACTTCATACTGCCAGAATTTTAAAAGGAGAAAAAGATATAGAGATCTTGGAACTTCAAGAGATTATGGAGATGGGATTTGGAAATGTAGAAGGGTTAGAAAAAGAAAAGTTTAAGGAGAAACACCCGGAAGCTTTTATGAATTTATGGACCGATGCTGTGAAATACGACCCCAGTGATTTTTCCGGAGAATCTTTTATAGAGGTGGAGAAAAGAGCCATAGAAGGGTTGGAAAAATTAGTGGAGGAAAATAAAACAGGAGATATCATGGTAGTCAGTCATGGAATGATTTTAAAAGTTATATTCGGTTATGTATTAGGACATGGTCTGGATAAATTCTGGATAGATCCGGTGCCTCAAAATACCAGTGTAACAACTATCAGCTATAATGACGGGAAATTTAAGATGGAAAATTTTTCCAATATAGATCATCTGGAAAATGCAGAAGAGATAAGCTATATATAGCAGCGTGACGTTACACCCATTAG
This sequence is a window from Psychrilyobacter piezotolerans. Protein-coding genes within it:
- a CDS encoding histidine phosphatase family protein; its protein translation is MLKIHFVRHGQTEWNVIKKLQGHLNSPLTEEGVEQTELLYEKLRYVDFSKIYTSPQGRALHTARILKGEKDIEILELQEIMEMGFGNVEGLEKEKFKEKHPEAFMNLWTDAVKYDPSDFSGESFIEVEKRAIEGLEKLVEENKTGDIMVVSHGMILKVIFGYVLGHGLDKFWIDPVPQNTSVTTISYNDGKFKMENFSNIDHLENAEEISYI
- a CDS encoding uracil-DNA glycosylase is translated as MNLDRNKFLEDNKIHDSYHEFFTLEIIHEIEGIMGTISNYTPPKKDIFKVFRDDLSRVRVVLLAMDPYPQEGVATGLAFEVEKDSWMDKGVNTSLKNMVKLIYKTYIGEIPAIDRLRSEIKDKTFEILPPNELFKSWESQGVLLLNTALTVEIGKSGSHIKLWENFTEKLIGFLERKNNNLIFLLWGAKAGKYKKYIERSQIIEHNHPAICGNLKNQKDFLNGESFEKTREIIDWTGKITT
- the ilvA gene encoding threonine ammonia-lyase, with product MHKVSLEDIQMAQKVLKPVIKHTCLLECKALSEVTGGNVYLKAENLQLTGSFKIRGAFNKISNLTDAEKAAGVIASSAGNHAQGVALSATKLGIKSTIVMPEIAPLAKVAATKNFGAEVVLHGSVYDDAYAKACEIQKETGATFLHPFDDKFVIAGQGTIGLEILDQLEDVDVVLVPIGGGGILAGISTAIKAIKPSVKIIGVEAAHAPCMKSAIEKGEVYTIDSKATIADGIAVRRAGDLTYEIIKENVDEFVTVTEAEIASAVLLLLEKGKIVAEGAGAVSVAALLNSDLDLKGKNIVSVISGGNLDVNLMERIINKALIGENRRYTLKVKLVDKAGEMTKLLGLIAELKANILTLNQTMYKNSLAIGEQEVKLTLETFDKVHTDKIVAKLTEEGYEIIG
- a CDS encoding zinc-ribbon domain-containing protein, which encodes MFFIGVFGIGQKRKVLKEVKFKCTGCMGEKAVLIQQSKSFDLFFIPVYHWDKVYLINCLSCGSLYKVKKEKITQIIENSKVEYDDIEDIIYEQVSCPKCGTRIDKSFKYCPKCGKKL